The following nucleotide sequence is from uncultured Roseateles sp..
GCGCAGCACCGCCACCTGGGTCGATTTCAACTTCTTCGGCCACCAGATCTCCCTGCACCTGGGCGAGCCCTTTGCCACCACCCGCACCGGCCAGGTCGGCGGCCATCTGGTGCCCATGCCGCACCTGGGCGTGGTGCTGGAGCTGCCCGAATGGCAGGCGCTGGCCGAGCGGCTGCAGGCCGCCGGCACCGAATTTGTGATGCCGCCCCAGGTGCGTTTCGAGGGCCAGCCCGGCGAGCAGTGGACGATGTTCCTGCTCGACCCCTTTGGCAATCCGCTTGAAATCAAGGGCTTTCGCTCGCTGGCCACCGTGTTCGACAGCTGATCTGGCCGGATTTGGCGGGTATTACTGAATACCTGCGTCGCGGGTGGCGTGCCAAACTGCCCCGCGCAGCAAATCGGGAAGATCAGTCATGGCACGTGTTGATTTGGCCGCCGTCACCCAGTGGATCACGGTGGCGGTGCAGCAGTTTCCGGGAGACCTGGCCAGCCAGGTGGCCGAGCGCCAGGGCGTGACCCGCGCCACCGCGCAAAAGACCTTGAAGCGCCTGATCGAGCTGCAGTGGCTGGTGCGCAAGGGCACGCCGCGCAAGCCCGTTTACGAGCCCGGCCTGCTGCGCCAGGTCGTGCGCCGCTATCCGCTCGAAGGCCTGGACGAGGACGTGCCCTGGGCGCGCGACTTTGCGCCCCACTTTGCGCTGTCCGACGAGGTGTTCCGCCTCGCCCAGCATGCCTTCACCGAGCTGCTGAATAACGCCGTCGATCACAGCGAGGGCACGAGCGTGACGGTGTCGATGCGCCAGACCGGCAGCCATTTGCAGCTGCTGGTGTCAGACGACGGCCGGGGCGTGTTCAACAAGATCAACGAGGTCTTCAAGATCGACGATCCGGCCATGGCCATGCTGGAGCTGAGCAAGGGCAAGCTGACCAGCCAGCCCGACCGCCACACCGGCCGCGGCCTGTTCTTCACCGCCAAGATGGCCGATGTGTTCGACCTGCACGCCAACGAGACCGCCTATCAGCACCGCGAATGGGAAGAGGGGCTGTGGCAGCGCGGCCGGCCGGTCTGCCGCACCGGCACCTCGGTGTTCGTGGCCTTCGGGCTGGAGTCGCGCCGCAGCGTTGACGAGGTCTTGCGCCGATTCAGCGTCGACGGCAAGGGCTATGACTTCGAGCGCACCCTGGTGCCGCTGAAGCTGCTGCTGGAGGGCCATTCGGGCCTGGAGTCGCGCTCGCAGGCCAAGCGTGTGGGCGCCCGGCTGCAGCAGTTCAAGCGGGCGGACCTCGATTTCGACGGCGTCAACGACGTCGGCCACGCCTTCGCCGACGAGCTGTTCCGTGTCTTTGCCCGCCAGCATCCGCAGCTGCGCCTGGTGCCGCTGAATATGGGGCCGCGGGTGGCGGCCCTGGTGCAGACCATCATCGAATCCGCCTAGTCGACGAGTTCATACAGCGCCGATCCGTCGCCGTTGTCCTTGACCAGCTTGACCCTGGGCGTGGCCGCCAGATGGGCCATGCCGCCCGCGCCTGACAGAAAGCGCAGCTTCACACCCGGCACCGGCAGCACGCGCCAGTTGCCATCGGCCGTCGGATTGAATTGCTTCACGCCGGCCAGGTACTGCGCCACCGCCTCGCGGTTCTCGTCCGGCGCATCGATAGCGATCTTGCTGGCGTTCAGGCCGGGGAAGTTGCCGCCACCGCTGGCGCGGTAGTTGTTGGTCACGACCAGGAACTCGGCGGTGTCGGCCACCGGCCTGCCCTGGTGGCGCAGATTGACGATGCGCCGCCCGCCGCCGGCCAGGCGCTTGCCGTCGGCGTCGTAACGGGCCGCCTGCGTCACATCGATCTCGTAGCTGAGGCCGTCCAGCGTATCGAAGTTGTAGGAGCGGAAGCCCGGCTCCAGCAGGTCCTGCTCGGGGGCGCCCTTGGGGTCGATCTGGCGGAAGTTGCCGGCCGCCATCTCCAGCCATTCGCGCACCTCGGCGCCCGTGAGCTTCAGCGCCTTGAGGGTGTTCGGATAGACGTAGAGATCGGCCACGTGCTTGATGGCTATCGTGCCGGCCGGTATGTCGGTATAGCTGCTCCAGCCCTGGCGGCCGCCCGATTTGAACGGCGCGGCGGCCGACAGCAGCGGCAGCTTTTCGTAGGCCGTGCCCTGCACCGCGCGGGCCATATAGGCCAGCTGGGCCTGCGACACCACCTGCACCGAGGGGTCGTCCATCACCAGCGCGAAATAGCTGTGGATGG
It contains:
- a CDS encoding DUF4325 domain-containing protein; the encoded protein is MARVDLAAVTQWITVAVQQFPGDLASQVAERQGVTRATAQKTLKRLIELQWLVRKGTPRKPVYEPGLLRQVVRRYPLEGLDEDVPWARDFAPHFALSDEVFRLAQHAFTELLNNAVDHSEGTSVTVSMRQTGSHLQLLVSDDGRGVFNKINEVFKIDDPAMAMLELSKGKLTSQPDRHTGRGLFFTAKMADVFDLHANETAYQHREWEEGLWQRGRPVCRTGTSVFVAFGLESRRSVDEVLRRFSVDGKGYDFERTLVPLKLLLEGHSGLESRSQAKRVGARLQQFKRADLDFDGVNDVGHAFADELFRVFARQHPQLRLVPLNMGPRVAALVQTIIESA
- a CDS encoding VOC family protein, translating into MPSLFHLAFHVRDLDGARRFYGDLLGCPEGRSTATWVDFNFFGHQISLHLGEPFATTRTGQVGGHLVPMPHLGVVLELPEWQALAERLQAAGTEFVMPPQVRFEGQPGEQWTMFLLDPFGNPLEIKGFRSLATVFDS